The sequence below is a genomic window from Flagellimonas marinaquae.
TGGTAATTCATCAAAATAGAGCGCACGAGCGTGTTCTTTTTGAAAAGTTTTTAGGCGAGATCACGGTAAAAGAAGGCGTAAGCCAACAATTGTTGTTTCCATTGAAACTAACGTTCAATCAACAAGAATTAACGGTGCTCAAAGAAATTCATGAAAGCCTGACAAACATTGGTTTTGCTTTTCAAAGTTTGGACGAGGAAACTGTAAAAGTGACAGGCGTGCCCATGATGGTTCCCGAAAGTGGAATTGGCACGGTATTGGACCGTTTGATTGCGGATTATACGGAAGGTTTTGCTGATGGTTCCATTTCGCAGGCAGAGATGTTGGCCAAGGCACTGAGCAGGAACTTGGCCGTTAAAACAGGGAATGTTTTGGACCAAGAATCGCAATTAATGTTGGTGAACAATCTTTTTGCATGCAAGGAGCCAACTTTGAGTCCTTTTCAAAAAATAACATATACCATTATCTCCGAAGGGGATATTGATAAAAAATTCAATTAGATGGGTAGACTTACCGAAGCAGTAAAACATATTTTGATCATTAACGTGATCATGTTTTTTGCTACATCCTTATATGGGGACCAAATGTACCAATGGATGTCGCTCTGGTTTCCAAAAAATCCAAATTTTGAATGGTGGCAAGTGGTTACCCATATGTTTATGCACGGTAACCTAATGCATATTTTGTTCAATATGTATGCCCTGTGGGCCTTTGGAACGCCTCTGGAGCAGATATGGGGAAAAAGCAAGTTTCTCTTTTTCTACTTTTCGGCCGGTTTGGGATCGGCAGCATTGCATACAGGTGTCAATTACTACCTTTTTACCGAAGGAATGAATGCTTTGGAAGGTGCAGGTATTGCCAGAGCTCAGATTTTGGATATTTTGGCCAATGGTCAATATAGCCCTAGTTGGTACGATATTGCAGGGAAAAGTACCATTGATAGCATGTTAACGGCCTTTAACACCCCAGCAGTGGGTGCATCCGGGGCAATTTATGGTATTTTGGTGGCCTTTGCCTTTATGTATTCGGAAGCCAAACTGATGCTCATTTTTTTGCCCGTGCCGATAAAGGCAAAATATTTTGTTCCGATATTGATCGCTGTGGACTTGATTTTTGGTATTGGCAACGTGAACACTGGAGTGGCCCATTTCGCCCATATCGGTGGAGCATTGATAGGATTTTTAATGATGTGGTACTGGAAAAAAAACCAATTTAACAATAATCGTTGGGATTGATTTATGATGAACGGAGGACTTAGATATCAGTTCGCTAGACTGAACATAGCAGAAAAACTGATTGCCATCAACATACTTATTTTTATTGTTGATGGACTTTCGGGAGCATTGTTCGGTAAAACGTTTTCGCACTGGTTTCATTTGCCCAAGGATTTTTTTGAGTTTTTGGTGCAACCCTGGTCCTTAGTGACCTACTCTTTTTTTCATGCTGGCTTGGGACATATTTTTTGGAATATGATCGTGCTGTATTTTGCCAGCAGAATATTTCTGAATCTTTTTGATGCACAAAGATTTATCAATGTGTATTTTTTAGGGTTAATGTTGGGCGGCATGCTATTTCTATTAAGCTACAACGTTTTTCCGACCTTGATCAACTCCAACACGGCTTTGATCGGTGCCTCCGCCGGTGTGAACGCTGTTTTGATCTTTGTGTGCGCCTATTTGCCCAACCAGGAGGTTCGTCTAATTTTCTTTAATATCAAATTATGGTATATCGGCGCGGCTTTGGTGATCAAGGATTTGGTGCTGATCGGAATGGGAGAGAATATTGGCGGGGGAATGGCCCACTTGGGCGGTGCATTTTTAGGCTATATGTATGCACGACAGTTATATAAAGGTAATGATATAGGTGCTGGTTTTTCCAAATTTAGACAGTCTATCATGGACCTTTTTAAGCCAAAAGAAAAAAAGGCTCCGTTAAAAACGGTCTACAAGAAAAAATCGGCGTCCCAGAATTCGGAGGCATATAATAAACAAGCTAAACAACGGAAAATTGATACGATTTTGGATAAGATCAGTAAATCGGGTTATGAGAGCCTATCCAAAGAAGAAAAGGATTTTTTGTTTAAAGCCGGTAAAGAGGATTAAATTGTGAAAAAATCGGCCTCCATATTAGTCAAGGCGGTTTTTTCGGTCAACTTACTTGTTGCACTGTTGCTAATAATCACTGGAGTTATATCTTTTGTGCCTTTTAAGCTTGTCTCGCCAATTGCTGTATTAAGTTTGTTCGTACCCTTTCTTTTTATATTTAATACATTCTTCCTTTTTTTATGGCTGTTGAGGTTAAATAAGCGGTTTTGGCTTTCCGCAATAGCTATATTGGTGAGTTATGTTTTGCTAGGTCCCTTTTATGGTTTTGAAGACTCCGATCAAATTGAAGAAAAACCGTCTGACTTAAAGATCATGTCATATAATGCTTGGGGATTCAACAAGAATGGGTGGATAAAAAAGCCAGGGATAGGAGATAGTATTGTAGAGTTTATAACAACGCAAAACCCTGATATTGTATGTATACAGGAGCACAATAGAATACGCCATCGACAATTAACGCAGTACGCCTATCGTAGTGAGACTCCTTACTCAGAACCAAGAACTATACAGGCTATATTTTCTAAATACCCGATCGTAAACAATGGCTCCTTAAATCTGCCTGGAACCATAAACAACATTATTTATGCAGATATTGCGTTGAACAACGATACTGTGAGGGTTTATAATGTGCATTTACAGTCTTTTAGTATAGTACCCAGCGCAGATAATTTTTCCGATGGGGAAAAGTCTGAGCGTACCTACCATAGATTGGTCGATACATTCTCAAAACAATTGGAACAAGCTAAAATATTTGAAGAACATTTGAGAAAAAGTCCTTACGCCAATATTTTATGCGGGGATTTTAATAATACACAGTTTTCCAACGTCTATAAAATAGTGAAAGGAAATCTTCAGGATTCTTTCTTGGAAAGCGGAAGTGGTTTTGGTCGGACCTACGATTTATGGAAACTCCCACTGCGTATCGATTATATATTGGCAGACCCTGATTTTGAGGTTGTTTCACATCAAAATTTTGATGTGAAATTATCCGATCACTATCCGGTTATGGCCACCTTGCGCTTAAAGCCTTCACATGAGTAGGCAATCTGCTATATCAGCAATAATATGAAGGAGCAGGGCAAGGCCCACGAGTCTGGTCGGTTTAAAAAAAGGCAAAAGGCTGTAAACTAAAACGGCCCAAACACTATGTAACGGGTGGAAACCTATGCTGCAACGATCGGGGTCAAAAAGAGGGGTGGCAAACAAGTGGTCCAAATCAATTACAATACCGGCCAAAAGTATTAAAGCAACCTTTATTTTGTTGTC
It includes:
- a CDS encoding endonuclease/exonuclease/phosphatase family protein; this encodes MSYVLLGPFYGFEDSDQIEEKPSDLKIMSYNAWGFNKNGWIKKPGIGDSIVEFITTQNPDIVCIQEHNRIRHRQLTQYAYRSETPYSEPRTIQAIFSKYPIVNNGSLNLPGTINNIIYADIALNNDTVRVYNVHLQSFSIVPSADNFSDGEKSERTYHRLVDTFSKQLEQAKIFEEHLRKSPYANILCGDFNNTQFSNVYKIVKGNLQDSFLESGSGFGRTYDLWKLPLRIDYILADPDFEVVSHQNFDVKLSDHYPVMATLRLKPSHE
- a CDS encoding rhomboid family intramembrane serine protease, producing MGRLTEAVKHILIINVIMFFATSLYGDQMYQWMSLWFPKNPNFEWWQVVTHMFMHGNLMHILFNMYALWAFGTPLEQIWGKSKFLFFYFSAGLGSAALHTGVNYYLFTEGMNALEGAGIARAQILDILANGQYSPSWYDIAGKSTIDSMLTAFNTPAVGASGAIYGILVAFAFMYSEAKLMLIFLPVPIKAKYFVPILIAVDLIFGIGNVNTGVAHFAHIGGALIGFLMMWYWKKNQFNNNRWD
- a CDS encoding rhomboid family intramembrane serine protease, which translates into the protein MMNGGLRYQFARLNIAEKLIAINILIFIVDGLSGALFGKTFSHWFHLPKDFFEFLVQPWSLVTYSFFHAGLGHIFWNMIVLYFASRIFLNLFDAQRFINVYFLGLMLGGMLFLLSYNVFPTLINSNTALIGASAGVNAVLIFVCAYLPNQEVRLIFFNIKLWYIGAALVIKDLVLIGMGENIGGGMAHLGGAFLGYMYARQLYKGNDIGAGFSKFRQSIMDLFKPKEKKAPLKTVYKKKSASQNSEAYNKQAKQRKIDTILDKISKSGYESLSKEEKDFLFKAGKED
- a CDS encoding DUF6122 family protein; the encoded protein is MLRHIIHYGIHFLVPILIALYFFKDNKIKVALILLAGIVIDLDHLFATPLFDPDRCSIGFHPLHSVWAVLVYSLLPFFKPTRLVGLALLLHIIADIADCLLM